DNA sequence from the Oryza brachyantha chromosome 5, ObraRS2, whole genome shotgun sequence genome:
AATCTACCTCCAGAACAAAATTTACCATGCAATTACGCTTCCTAGGTCAAAGAACTGAAATAAGCATCATCTCCTCACCCGAATACAGTGATCCATTCCTCCCGATCTACCTCCTCTCCGTTCATCTCCACCTCCGCACCAGTCGACACAGGTGCCGGGGTAACAGGCGACTGTGCCTCCgcggccggaggcggaggaggagccggaGTACCCGGGCTCGAAGGAGGGGGCAAAGCAAGCACCTCCTTCTGAGGCGGCTCCACGACCCCATCCATGGGGGATCCGGGGGCGGAGGCCCTGCCGCGGGAGCGGTCCCACGACGGGGAGCggctggccgcggcggcgcgcggggacggggaggaggcgacggggaggaggtcggaggcggcggggtcgGGGGAGAagtccgcggcggcgacgcggtcgTCGAGGGTGAAgagcggcgggggaggcggcgtggcgctgggcgcggccgcggccgaggCGAAGCGGGAGGCCGCGCGGTGGGACGGGATCGGGGAGGCCAGGTCCCGGAAGAACGGGGACTgccgcgcgccaccgccgcggcggcgcgaggaggaggaggaggccgaggcagcggccgccatgggcgcggcgcgggggttGAGGGTTTGGACTTTGCCTTGGAGCTGCTTCGCCTTCCCCCTTTCCGAGCAGCGGAGCGTCCGTGGTGCAAGTGCAACTCTCCGAGGAGGCCCGGTTGCTTTATTGGGCCTTGAGACCCAGCCCGGACTCACCAGAAGCACTTGTCGAGCCGGCTTGTTCAGTGCCCAGAAACTTCATCGAATTTTGTTGGAACTACGGCCACTCCAACACAAGCTTTCACCTCTGCAAGAATCGAATTTTGTTGGAACCGGAGCACAAACTTCCAGCTTTgcaaggaagagaaaaaaaaatagttgccAGTGGATATGGACTTGTTGGGAACACAGAACTTTCACGGCAAGAGAAGCTTCACACCAAGAATGTTCGCAAGGGAAGTGATCCATTACTTTGAGGAAGGGGTGACAACCTACTTCGAAACTATACGAATACTTGTTCAGTGTCACAATGCAAAATCCGCTGCAAAAGCTCTGACATGTGGATAGGCTACGAGGATATGGGGAGGAAAGGATTACAGCCAACTCCAGAAATGGATCCTGCAGAATTGCTTCAGAGCTAGCCTGAGAAATGTGGTAAGGCGTCCCAAGGATTCCGACCTCCTGTAGTGGGGTTACAAGCATAAGGTGCTACCATCAACTGAACCCAACAATGGTTTGAACATTTGAGGGGATCAGCTTATCTGCATCAAGGAGGAGCAACATGATGAATGCCTAGGTTTAGTAGAATGTGTGTGGAAGGTGATTTTCAAACAACCATACAAAGATGCAACTTGAATCAACAATGACTttagtacaattttttttagaaagggTTATACAAGTTAGTGGATATTCATGGtccttcaaatttcattagaTAGAAGGCAGACATAAGAAATTGAAATCATCAGAAAGAACAAACGGGTGAAAGTCTGAAACTGACCATGTCTGAGATGCAGATCATAGTAAACGCAACTTCCCAGTAACTGAATCTATGTCTGCTTTCCTCCCTGCACCACAAGGTCATAATATATTATCTCGTATGCCAAACGATCCTAAAGGCATTACTGGTTTACTTGGCTTCATGGGTTGGTATTTAGTCAAATTGGACAAAGAACCTAGGGGCCCTCTTCGTTTAAAAGGATTAGCACAAATCATTTGCAAGCAAATTTCCAACTCACGGTAAATGTTTGTTGCATTAAcggataaaataagaaatatgagatggatttcaacaaatatatatacagttcAAATGCACAAATCTGAGACAATTTGCAGCTATCAGACATAAACATAGTTTTGGATCAGAAACCTACCTGGCCCTACTGCAAGAACTGTCTTAGACCCAGCTTGTACCTACAACGACAGTAAGAATCAGTCTTCGATATTCATGAAGTTCTTTCATGAGTGCACCCAAATATGCTTTTCTAAACCTAAAAAGATGTAAATAAGCAATAATCAGCGTAAACAAGATAGCAACAATTTCACAGTATAGTTGGCCATGATTAATTTCTTATGCATGGAAAGACACAAAAGATACAACTTAAGTATAAAATGTTCCAACCTATGAATAAGGATACTCACACTAtacatcacaaaaaaaaaacatgctcaAGGGTAAGTTTAGCTCAAACTAAATACCATGTAACGGCGTGCACCATTTAAGTAAGAATTTTACCCTCGTCAAAAACATTCAggaaatatttaaattcaGAAATTCAGTATCACTTTGATATATTTTCAACAATAGGATGAGCCATGATTATTTTCTAGCTGTTTGTGAATGGCTTGAATAGGACTGCTTTTAAAGCAGAAGCCAACTAGTTTGCCCTCCCAAAGCAATTAGAGAAAAGTGCCCGATATCCATATATGAGGAGTTGTAGAAGCAATAAACAGACCTGTGTGCGTCCTGCATCAGCAACAACAAAAGTTGGGATACCTCGATGTTCCGCAGTTTCCTTCAGCCTATTCCTTTAATgcagagaaaaaaaggttttCATCACTATCCATCAAATAATGTTCAAAGGAACCTATCTGAGCAATGGCTTACATTTCCTGTTGATTTTTGCATGTCAAAACAATCTTAGCCTGTCCAAATTGCTCCCACTGTCTCAAAAGGCCCCGGTTGCTGCAAAGAGATGCATCAGATGGTTGCTGACTAAAAAGTTCAGCACATAGCTATTTGATAATGGGAACCTCCTAGACTCTAGTCTTGCCAAAGCCATAAGGACCAAGTGCAATTCAAACTTCATGGACACTATGTGATTCACTTTCATACAAACGAAAGGAACCATCAAAGTCATGATAACCAAAACATGTACTAGTACTTGTACCCAATCCCAATACACTTCTAGAAGGGTCAATTATATGTTTGTGGAGAAAAAAGCTACTACATATTTCAATTACAACTACTTAAGGGAGCAAAATTAGTCTTACTATTTCAATTATAACTACCTAAGGGAACAAAATTGCAAACTACATTAGCACCTTGCCATCAGTTCTGCATAGAGACCAGTTGCTGCATctgcaaacaaaataaatgtagGTAAGACCCTAGACTGGAGCAGCTCACATTGGTTTGTTACTGACTTCTGCGGTAGTAAATCTGTTCTATTTACAATATACTACATTATTATGGtaagtaaaacaaaaaaatagttcTATTTGAGCAAAGCACAATACTCTACACTTCTAGGATAAATCAAACACAATTATAGGCATTAAGGAAACCAAATTCTTTAACAGAGCTTCCAATAGTTGAACTTACGAGCACATTGAGAAGCTATTTTTCCAGTCCCCATCTTGAGGTCCTGACGCACGACTAAAACCTACAAAGTCGCAGTGCCAAAACTCAGAAATCATCACAAGAAGTCCATCTCCAGCTCTCTTCAATGGTGGAATTAAACCAGCCGACAGTCCTATATTACATGAGTTATTTCGAACTAGTAAATGCGACGCTGGAATTTCATTAGAAAAAAGAGTTACCATCTTaagctcctcgccgccggtgcccccgccggcggaggacgaACCACCCGTCCGCTTAGAGCCCCGCGACGCCGGGGCAGACGGAGCCAGCGCAGGGCTGGGTTTGGGTCTCCACGAGGAGGACAGGTCCACGAGTAGGCCGAGGAGGAACCCGATGGCGAGTCCAGGGAGGAAGTTCCCCGGGCGAAGGCTCGCCGCAAGCCACGGCTCCTCCCCCTGCGAGTGCGAGGGCAGAACGACGAGCGAGCGGGGTTAGGACTCTCGGGGGGCAGGGCACCAAAGGTTGCGGCGGGTGGCCGTGCTCACCTTCCTCCTGCTGACGCGGTCGGGCTTCGGGgttcgccgcggcggcgttgcCATGGCCGGCGAACCGTCGGGTTCGTCGGGGTGGAGCCGCCGAGcgaaaaggagaggaggacgaAAAGTGTGTGAGATAGGGGATTTGCAGCTGGGCCGATCGTCTGCGTGTCTCGTGACGCTAACGGGCCGGTAGGCCGTATTGTGGATTTGGGCCTTATCAGTTATAATTTGGAATTTGAACGAAACCCATATCCAGAATCATGAAGTCCAAAAACAACGTCACTCTGCCTCGTTATTTTTCAATTACTCCATCAGATTATTACTGTGAATAATTGCTTTGTCAaagtttctaaaaaaacacgTCTCTTACAAACTCCTCTTATATTACATTTCTCAGAACAATTTGTTCAAACATAGTATATGCTGagtttattagaaaaaatagtttgtccTATGGCCAAGTAAATAACGGTTTGTGTTCTTTaggtgataaaaaataaaaaataaaatattgtatgatttatatatatacaatagtataaatgataaaatttattattccaAATTTCAATATCTACTCTAGAAATACAAAATCATGAAACTctgtatagaatttttttttcaaaaaaactcATCGCAGTCTTAATCTCTAATAAAATTCCTACTACAATAGTGTTTATATTTGTGGATGGAGGGAATAATAAGTTTAATCATCCAATAAAGATATCGTTCTTCCCTTTGACAAAAGATCAGACATCACTCGGTTCAGACAAAAAGACGTATCTGTTCTCTTTTTGCGAGGATATCTGTTCTTTTAGTTGCATTATtcgaaaataaatttaggtggACCTCTCCTTATCTTATTAGCAACTAGAACCGAGCCAGGAAAGTGAAAAGGGAAACTCTAAAACTAACTGTACAATcaaattgtaaaattttaaaaatcaactttgcATTGCAATTCGAAACTCAACCAAGAAGGCTCTAAATTAAATGAGAAAGAAGATCCGAAACTGTGGGAAGAACATTGTATAAACTCAATTAATTATCCTCCCATCTTCTACACCAACGAGTAGTGGCAAGAACTTGATTTAGGGTGAGCTGTGCCCTCCGAGATAGCTCGAAGGTTGACCAGTCACAATTGCCCGATGCTTCCCATACGAAacatttaaaaagaaaatgggaTAAGATCCGGTCTACACAGTTCCCATACTTCCCTTTACGAGCAAAAAAGAGAAACAGCTtatttccaaataaaaattatttacgagttaaacttttatatatatatatatatagcgatttaatacaaatactaaaaattaaactacaataaaaaaatcaaaatcaagaagaactttaaaaacttaacaattaagctttaaaatttaaatttagcatGCATCCACCAGATATATACCGCCACAGGAAACATATAATCCACTACTACTAATAAATACTAGGAGCTTCAGAActcaggccttgtttagttaaaattttttttgcaaaaacatcacatcaaaattttaaacacatattcgaagtattaaacgtaatttaattataaaacaaatttcagattccacctgaaaaccgcgagacgaattttttaagcctaattaatccatcgttagtgcatgttggttactgtagcacttatggctaatcacgtactaattaggctcaaaagattcgtctcgtgatttcttacataaatgtgtaattaatttttcattttatctacgtttaatactctatttaggtgtttaaagattcgatgtgatgtttttggtgaaaatttttgaaaactaaacagcccctcaGAATTAGGCACGTATGTGTGGCCTCCTGATTTGGCCAGGCATTCCGGCGCCGCGAAAAAATAAGTTGGGCACATGCCTGATGCCCATGCATAATATGGCATGGCACGGCAAATGAAGCACTACTTTGCAGTTTTGCACCGGAGTTGAGAGTACGCATCTGCTCTGTCGTCCTCGCTAGTTCTGGATCAGATGGACCGGCATATATACGTGCCTCTTTCTTGGACGTGCAACCGTGCGATCGTCGACGCAAAAGCTAGCGGACGCGTCAACGTTGTGGTTGATCAGCTTGCCTTCTCAAAAACCGCAATATATCCAAGCCATCTTTTTGGGTGATCTGGGTGGTcatcttttgagtttttaaatgaaaaggccaaacatataaatagaaaataacttgtgaacaaaatttttatacatatgtttatAGCGATATACAATCAAAaggtagaaaaataaacaataatgaaaacccccaaaatcaacttcaaatttaaggttaaaaaaataaattttgatttataaatataagcaaaattcaaaattgaggGTGCTAGTATCCGCTGTCACCACTCACGTCTTCTTCAGCTCTACTACTTATTTTTCCGAAGAATGGAACAGTTCGTTCATCCCCAGAAAGTCTTCAAACGCAGCATCCACTCCGAacaaagtaacgagcacgactaCACGACGCCACGACGCGTTGTTTAGCAAAAGCttcttttaaagaaaaatcacGGCATTTCATCGGTGTTATATTAAAGAGGAAACCGTTTCGTTTTAAGTAGAAAAACGAGCAGTGATGAATCCAAAGACGTAAATTGTAAAGGTATAATAATATGGTTGAAACAAACtagttaaataaaacaatattgatggcactccctccgtttcatgatgtaagactttctagtcttatctagatgttaataaatttatatatatatatatatattatatacatttatcaattgatgaatttagacaaatcctagaaagttattttttgagGAAAACTAAGTGGACatacgatgaaaaacaaaatattttcttcgttTTAATTTGCAGCTATATATTATAACGTATCAAAAAGATCtatgaataaataaatcagTATGTTCTACTCCAAGTATGTTCTATATATGCAACTTTGGACACTGGCCGCAATAGGCAGTGACCAGTGAGGCCAGTGTTGTTGATCCTTGCCGTGCGATCAATTTTGCTTCTGTTTTATTAGTCCATATACCACGATAATTAATAGCAGACCACTTGTATTGTTAATTAGGAATATTTAGTAGCATGAAAGGGAGAAGAAATAAGAGATAATCATCAGCCACGTTTAACAACGACTCTGAGTATTATAAAATAGCAATTAGGTTGTATGAGggttcaaaaaaaagaaaataataataataaacaattGTTTTATGCATTAATGTTTAGAACCTTTATTGTTTTGAAAAGTAGAGTATAGTCTCTAAGTAAACTTGTCTCGTCTCATAGATTATACCAAGCTCTAAACATAAATCCTATAAGATGAGATGTGCAACTTTTAAGGCGTAATCCTTACGTCGACTGTCATTTTACACCTTATGCATACCACTTGTCTGGTATGAGAGATTATACCAAGCTCTAAACATAAATCCTATGAGATAAGGCGTGCATTTAACATTCAAGACGTAATCCTTACGTCGACTGTCATCTTCCACCTTATGCATATCACTGCATACCACCCACAAGCTACTCGGAGGAAAATGTAGGGTATATTATGGTCATGAATGCATGTCACATCTTCTTCAATACGATTGTCTCCCCTCCATCAGTCACAACCTAGCCTGACCCCATCCACCGGAGGCTTTTTCCCTCCAGGGTAGGGCTTCGAGACCCAACCGAGGTGGCTTGCCCTCCAACCCTCCCGAATGGCTTGCCAGGAGGTTCATAGGAAGCTCTTTTCATGTTTCCTAGTTGGCCTCTAGACCATGTGTACCTCGTAGTAACGTCTCCGATAGATTCAGGACACCTCATCCAAAGTACTTAGTGTTTGGTTAGGCTTGTCCCCAGGACTAGGCTGCCTAGTAGCTTTTCCTGGGCTAGCCTAGCCCAGTGATCCCAATATGAGTTGAACCTATTTTCTAGTTACTATCTTCGCGGGCCGGTGGAGAGTTTGTGATCGGAATAtccaatatttaattaatatatttataaacgtaGATAATTGTCctaaaaatttcataattcTTGCCCTTTGATCTTAACAATCTCAAACATTACCTTGGGATAAACAATTCATCATCCCATTGTCATTAACCATTTCATCTTTAACCATTTCATCTTATCTTATAACCATAAGGATTCGGGATCATAGCTATAGCCGCAGCCTGCACATAGCTAGCTTCACGGTCTCCCGCGTCCGATATATTTTTGCCCCTTATATCCGTACACGACACACGCACGCAGCGCTACAGCATTTGGTGGTAGGCTGGATGCACTGGAGGGGAGCACGGCAGCACAGGGGGGATAGGGGAAGGTGCAAGCGGAAGGTGGTGGagccttttctctttctttgcCTGACGTGACGACGAGACGCGCGACGTGGCATTGACCACCGGAGCCGGGCCTGCCAACGCCGGTGCGGTGCCGGTGCGGCCCGCGTCGGTCGGACGGACGGCCCCGCCTCACATGACTCCTGACACGGCCGCCAGCTAGCACTCACGTGGCCGGTGGGACCCGCTCGTCGCCTCGCTTTATAAATGGGCCGTGCCGTGGAGAACGTGAGAGCGGATAGAATATTTGGCCCGTGTAGTCCACTTTGTCAGAGAAAGGAGAAGCCCTCACATAAAAGaaaccaaaagaaacaaataaaaatttcctATTTTGTGaactttctttgttttttttgaaaaattaaagtCCACTTAACTTTATTACCAAATCCAAATCTCGGGTCCATGCCAATGGTCTAGCATGACCACTAATATTGTCATATTACGAGGAGTTAGTGTGACAATGTTTGTTTAGTCACACTTCATAATTGTAGATTAATTCTTGTGCAGGTTAGTTTagaagtaataaataaaaaagcttcacaaaattaaaaaaatacaaagagaAAGCTAGGAAGAGCTATATCCGAATCTTCATTTTTGTGTTGGAGCTATGATTCTTTATTCGAATTACAAGATTTTGAATTCAGCAGTAAGTTTGGGTGGCCTTTTGTTTCAACTTCTTTAGCTTGACATTTGTGCCATGCACCATTGGCCAATGCAGGCTAACAAGTGATCAGTATCTTTGTTTAGAATTATGGATGTTTTCCAACCTTAAATAGTACAATGTCAACGGCCCACAAAATCATGCGTGGTTTCATTTGTCAGGCATCTCTGCAAATTTCACAGTGCGTTGATAGTCGCCCTAGCTACCTATGTGGCTAAGTACTTCTACATTAACAAGCACGAATTGACGTAGGTATATGGCGTACTTTGTACAGTACTACCATTATGAGATGCAATGAACCCATGAATTCAT
Encoded proteins:
- the LOC121054506 gene encoding nuclear pore complex protein NUP35-like, producing MAAAASASSSSSRRRGGGARQSPFFRDLASPIPSHRAASRFASAAAAPSATPPPPPLFTLDDRVAAADFSPDPAASDLLPVASSPSPRAAAASRSPSWDRSRGRASAPGSPMDGVVEPPQKEVLALPPPSSPGTPAPPPPPAAEAQSPVTPAPVSTGAEVEMNGEEVDREEWITVFGFSHRDTNLVIREFEKCGVILRHHSGPRDGNWIHILYLHSYDARKALQKNGIQISSGVIIGVKPIDPMHRQQLDERFTGNKQGGFMVSLPPKSLILKGTGASNQLGALPRPYDPKANTNVNRDASRRAAGSVAAPAKSLVTNVMDLIFGI
- the LOC102703869 gene encoding probable peptidyl-tRNA hydrolase 2 isoform X1, which encodes MATPPRRTPKPDRVSRRKGEEPWLAASLRPGNFLPGLAIGFLLGLLVDLSSSWRPKPSPALAPSAPASRGSKRTGGSSSAGGGTGGEELKMVLVVRQDLKMGTGKIASQCAHAATGLYAELMASNRGLLRQWEQFGQAKIVLTCKNQQEMNRLKETAEHRGIPTFVVADAGRTQVQAGSKTVLAVGPGRKADIDSVTGKLRLL
- the LOC102703869 gene encoding probable peptidyl-tRNA hydrolase 2 isoform X2, yielding MATPPRRTPKPDRVSRRKGEEPWLAASLRPGNFLPGLAIGFLLGLLVDLSSSWRPKPSPALAPSAPASRGSKRTGGSSSAGGGTGGEELKMVLVVRQDLKMGTGKIASQCAHAATGLYAELMASNRGLLRQWEQFGQAKIVLTCKNQQEMLKETAEHRGIPTFVVADAGRTQVQAGSKTVLAVGPGRKADIDSVTGKLRLL